The following proteins are encoded in a genomic region of Blastopirellula marina:
- a CDS encoding hemerythrin domain-containing protein yields the protein MSDSYLNEGSRPFYSHFTCEHEAVDSAIHDLQNDLNDRDNPLPTSQIARRLIQLRELMSRHFLEEEEGCFDEICARQPHMCTETKQLEQAHRMLLEVLDELILDVDNANVGTAWQTRFDRFEKTVMSHEKDERTLVRRGLMISEDDA from the coding sequence ATGTCTGATAGTTATTTGAATGAAGGTAGTCGTCCCTTCTACTCGCATTTTACTTGCGAACACGAAGCAGTAGACAGTGCGATCCATGACCTGCAAAACGATTTGAATGATCGGGACAATCCGCTTCCGACGTCGCAAATCGCCCGACGACTGATCCAGCTCCGCGAATTGATGTCGCGACACTTCCTGGAAGAAGAAGAAGGTTGCTTCGACGAAATTTGTGCCCGGCAACCCCATATGTGCACCGAAACGAAACAGTTGGAGCAGGCCCATCGGATGCTGCTCGAAGTTTTGGACGAACTGATTCTCGACGTCGACAACGCCAACGTAGGAACGGCTTGGCAGACACGATTCGATCGCTTTGAGAAAACCGTGATGTCGCACGAAAAGGACGAACGTACGTTGGTTCGCCGGGGATTGATGATTTCGGAGGACGATGC
- a CDS encoding universal stress protein, giving the protein MNFKRILFPTDFSHCGDAALHLATALARDSGGTIIIAHVEEPPTVYGTGEMYYGMLDPSPEDLKSMLHEIKPDDPAVPVEYHLVTGDPSTAVVRLADEVKADLIVLGTHGRTGLLHMLIGSTAESIVRHAKCPVLTFKQPPDSA; this is encoded by the coding sequence ATGAACTTCAAACGCATACTCTTCCCGACCGATTTTTCGCATTGCGGAGACGCCGCATTGCATCTCGCCACAGCTCTGGCACGCGACAGTGGAGGGACGATAATCATTGCCCACGTCGAAGAGCCACCTACCGTTTATGGTACAGGCGAAATGTATTACGGAATGCTCGATCCTTCCCCCGAGGATCTGAAGAGCATGCTACACGAGATCAAACCGGACGACCCAGCGGTCCCGGTGGAATATCACTTGGTCACCGGCGATCCTTCGACTGCCGTCGTTCGTTTGGCAGACGAAGTGAAAGCCGACCTGATTGTGCTAGGCACCCACGGCCGAACAGGCCTGTTACATATGCTGATTGGCAGTACTGCCGAATCGATCGTACGTCACGCAAAGTGCCCCGTACTGACATTCAAGCAGCCGCCTGATTCAGCATGA